In Streptomyces liangshanensis, the DNA window GCAGATGCTGCGCTTCGAGGTGACCGCCGAGCCCTGCGCCACGGCCGAGGGCGAGCGCTACAGCGCCACACCCGACCTCGGCATCTTCCACGCCGTGACCGGCCTGCACGGCGACATCCTGATCCCCGAGGACCGGCTGCGCGCCGCGCTGGCCCGCTCCCAGCAGGGCGAGACGCGCCTCGAGGCGGAGATCGCCAAACTGCTCGGCAAGCCGTGGGACGACGAGCTGGAGCCCTTCCGGTACGCGGGCGAGGGCGCCCCGGTCCGCTGGCTCCACCAGGTCGTCTGACCCCTCCCGCGCCCGGCGGCGGATCGGCGGCGCCTACCGTGGACGCATGACCGATCATCTCGCGGTAGCCGTCCTCGGCACCGGAATCATGGGCTCGGCGATGGCCCGCACCCTCTCCCGCGCGGGCCTCGACGTCCGCGTGTGGAACCGCACCCCCGCGCGCGCCGAACCCCTCGCCGCCGACGGCGCGCGCGTCGCGTCCTCCGCGGCCGAGGCGGTGACCGGCGCCGACGTGGTCCTCACCGCCGTGTACGACGGGGCCGCCGTCCGGGACGCCTTCACCGCCGCCGCGCCGGGCCTCGGCGCCGGCACCCTGTGGCTCCAGGCGACGACCGTCGGTGTCGCGGACGTCCCCGCGCTGGCGGCCCTCGCGGCGGCGCACGGCGTGGTCTTCTACGACGCGCCCGTGCTCGGCACCAAGGGCCCCGCGGAGGCCGGACAGCTCGCGGTGCTCGCCGCGGGCCCCGAGGAGCACCGGGACCGCCTCAGGCCCGTCCTGGACGCCATCGGGCGGCGCACCCTCTGGCTGGGGGACGACGGGGCCTCCGCCGCCGCCACGCGCCTCAAGCTCGTCGTCAACGGCTGGACCCTGACCCTGACCGGCGCCGCGGCCGAGGCGGTCGCGCTGGCCCAGGGGCTCGGCGCCGACCCGAGGGCGTTCCTGGACCTGGTCTCGGGCGGCCAGATGGACACGCCCTACCTCCACGCCAAGGCCGGGATGATCATCGACGGGGACTACACGACGAGCTTCTCCGTCGACACCGGGGCGAAGGACGCCCGGCTGATCATCGAGGCGGCGGAGGCCGAGGGGGT includes these proteins:
- a CDS encoding DUF3145 domain-containing protein — translated: MTTRGVLYVHSAPRAMCPHVEWAVAGVLGLRVQLDWIRQPASPGTWRSEFSWKGEPGTASKLASALRGWQMLRFEVTAEPCATAEGERYSATPDLGIFHAVTGLHGDILIPEDRLRAALARSQQGETRLEAEIAKLLGKPWDDELEPFRYAGEGAPVRWLHQVV
- a CDS encoding NAD(P)-dependent oxidoreductase, translating into MGGAYRGRMTDHLAVAVLGTGIMGSAMARTLSRAGLDVRVWNRTPARAEPLAADGARVASSAAEAVTGADVVLTAVYDGAAVRDAFTAAAPGLGAGTLWLQATTVGVADVPALAALAAAHGVVFYDAPVLGTKGPAEAGQLAVLAAGPEEHRDRLRPVLDAIGRRTLWLGDDGASAAATRLKLVVNGWTLTLTGAAAEAVALAQGLGADPRAFLDLVSGGQMDTPYLHAKAGMIIDGDYTTSFSVDTGAKDARLIIEAAEAEGVHLDIVAAVAERFRRARELGHGDKDMAASYFASFDE